Within the Clostridium scatologenes genome, the region TAATTTCGGCTGCATAGAATTCTTAATTTCAATTAACAATTCAGAAGTATTTTCACTTTTCTTTTTAAAATCTTCTTTTCTCAAAACTATTAAATCCATTAATTTGAAAGCTAATTTTTCCAATCTCTTTCCTTCACTATATATATAGCTTAATGAATTTATAAAGGTTTCTTCATCATACTTAGTGGTTCTAAGAAAATCAGCATATCCTATTATAGAAGTCAATGGTGTCCTAAGTTCATGAGCCAAATTATCAATAAATCTCTGTTTGTCATTTGAAGCCACTTTAAGTTCTCCTATTTTATCCTCTATAACATCTGCCATATCATTAAAATTTTTTGATAATAATCCAATTTCATCATCTGATATTACATTTACTCTTTCACTAAAGTTTCCAGCAGCTATTTTTTGAGTGGTTTTAATTAATTTATTTATAGGATTTACTATAAATTTACTTAATGCTATGGTTACTGCAGCTAAAATTATACATACCAATATATTTAGTTTTAAAAGAAGTTTTAACAAGTACTTTTTATTTTTATAAATACTTGAAACATCCTTAACATAAGAAATTTTATAGTAATTATTATCTAAATTTATTTTTTTGGTTATGAATAAATAATTTTTTTCATCAATATCACGTATTATATACTTCACTTTATTAAGCTGAACATTAAGTTCCTCTCTTTTATCTGATATATTCATGCTTAAATTAGTAAAAATAACTTTATTGTTATTATCTATTACCTCAATATATATATCCTGTTTTCCAAAATTATTTAAATATGTACTAATCATTGAATCTATACTTTGTTTATCAAGCTCAGTCTTGTAAGAATTAGACTCTTTTTGAATTTTAAATAAAAATAAATTTGATTCTACAAATGAACA harbors:
- a CDS encoding HAMP domain-containing sensor histidine kinase, whose amino-acid sequence is MKFWEKIFLCTLAIFEIFFVSSSIYLINSNFKLNLNTEINSGISEQKRFCSFVESNLFLFKIQKESNSYKTELDKQSIDSMISTYLNNFGKQDIYIEVIDNNNKVIFTNLSMNISDKREELNVQLNKVKYIIRDIDEKNYLFITKKINLDNNYYKISYVKDVSSIYKNKKYLLKLLLKLNILVCIILAAVTIALSKFIVNPINKLIKTTQKIAAGNFSERVNVISDDEIGLLSKNFNDMADVIEDKIGELKVASNDKQRFIDNLAHELRTPLTSIIGYADFLRTTKYDEETFINSLSYIYSEGKRLEKLAFKLMDLIVLRKEDFKKKSENTSELLIEIKNSMQPKLEEKDIHLEISAEDLNLLMDKELIMIMITNFIDNAIKASKIGDKIYLKAYKNSSSNIILEVKDSGIGIPEEDISKVMEPFFMVDKSRARANNGVGLGLSLCVEITKIHNARIDIESKIGEGTTIKVIF